A genome region from Bdellovibrionota bacterium includes the following:
- a CDS encoding nucleotidyltransferase domain-containing protein codes for MVQKTEIIWDAALRQKVQRMVDRIVERFHPERVILFGSHARGTAGPDSGVDLLVVIPGIRSKRATR; via the coding sequence GTGGTCCAAAAGACGGAAATTATCTGGGACGCGGCGCTTCGGCAGAAGGTGCAACGGATGGTAGACCGAATTGTCGAACGATTTCATCCGGAACGAGTGATCCTCTTTGGATCCCATGCCCGGGGCACAGCCGGACCGGACAGCGGCGTGGACCTTCTCGTGGTCATCCCTGGAATTCGATCCAAAAGGGCGACTCGGTAG
- a CDS encoding nucleotidyl transferase AbiEii/AbiGii toxin family protein — protein sequence MIEQRYADLFAQGSQVNLEIAEREIVLTYVLKILEDAGLLKALAFKGGTCLRKCVYGKETRFSVDLDFTSSNVANADDVILELLTALGKPAYGLTFNVNTKDFYVAEDGFSCGAIVSYGHSWNEARFKLDISLREPPSLSLVNLPLKPQTYFKTLEFAPFSVSCFSFEELLAEKIRASFQRVRSRDLYDLAKAAEKPLNGTLIRALAVIKCWNVREAFDPAGFLKRFRLGKYDWNDLKQLVRRSENVVPEKLISLCESRYKFLLALTEKEKQLIADAKRHRSPALPRALLKQIEA from the coding sequence ATGATCGAGCAGAGATATGCGGACCTTTTTGCCCAGGGCTCTCAGGTCAACCTTGAGATCGCCGAACGGGAAATCGTGCTTACCTATGTCCTGAAAATCCTTGAGGACGCCGGGCTGCTCAAGGCCCTGGCTTTCAAAGGAGGGACCTGCCTGCGCAAATGTGTTTACGGCAAGGAGACGCGGTTTTCCGTGGACTTGGATTTCACGAGTAGCAACGTTGCTAATGCCGACGACGTGATTCTGGAGCTGCTGACGGCGTTGGGTAAGCCGGCCTACGGGCTGACCTTTAACGTCAACACGAAAGATTTCTATGTGGCCGAGGACGGTTTTTCGTGCGGGGCTATCGTAAGCTATGGGCACTCGTGGAACGAAGCCCGTTTTAAGCTGGACATCAGTCTCCGCGAGCCGCCGTCGCTTTCACTGGTAAACCTGCCGCTCAAGCCGCAGACTTACTTCAAGACCCTGGAATTCGCACCCTTCTCCGTCTCGTGTTTCTCTTTTGAGGAGCTGCTGGCCGAAAAGATTCGCGCCTCCTTCCAACGGGTGCGGTCGCGCGATCTCTACGACTTGGCCAAGGCGGCGGAGAAACCGCTCAACGGTACCTTGATCCGGGCCTTGGCCGTCATCAAGTGCTGGAACGTCCGCGAGGCCTTCGACCCGGCAGGCTTCCTGAAGCGCTTTCGATTGGGCAAGTACGACTGGAACGACCTCAAACAATTGGTTCGACGGAGCGAGAACGTTGTTCCGGAGAAGCTGATCTCTTTGTGTGAATCACGTTACAAATTCCTGCTCGCGTTGACGGAGAAGGAAAAGCAACTGATCGCCGACGCCAAACGGCACCGATCTCCCGCCCTACCCCGGGCTTTGCTCAAGCAGATCGAGGCTTGA